A genomic segment from Yimella sp. cx-51 encodes:
- a CDS encoding transposase: protein MATLGRSEPRWSNRSQPVDAALLDRLCGEVFADVRRNDQRRRATQYVRGLVRTEGRCSIQAIASHSEVDSQSLHHFVNYSPWCWRQARSKLASFVDGEYGIDAIVIRPAEVRRAGENSVGSARAYSHQHGRVVNRQVLLGVWAVSGQRATPIDWSLVLPPAWLEDHERCGKAGVPDDQRQPGISAAFDAAMQTFDELGLGSVPLVTDLTNELMEPEVQDLVQLLDDAAMPYFARVPRTLPLVRIGNRHATVGHIVKKYQQRMIPMNWPHWCGHRHPAAAAAEAVVGESAKQRRLFFSRDERSGVRSWLTNVADADLSRCLEVSQAAALVRQREAWAFDQCGITDYSGRFFSGLHRHLTLASVACTGLQHVVPRVEPFTCGRHPSP, encoded by the coding sequence TACTGGACCGCCTGTGCGGCGAGGTCTTTGCGGACGTGCGCCGAAACGACCAGCGGCGGCGCGCGACGCAATACGTTCGTGGTCTGGTGCGCACCGAGGGGCGATGCTCGATCCAAGCGATCGCCTCGCATAGCGAGGTCGACTCACAGAGCCTGCACCATTTCGTGAACTACTCACCGTGGTGTTGGCGCCAGGCCCGCTCCAAACTGGCGTCGTTCGTGGACGGCGAATATGGCATCGACGCCATCGTCATCCGTCCGGCCGAAGTGCGCCGGGCCGGTGAGAACAGCGTCGGATCGGCCCGGGCGTACAGCCATCAACACGGTCGGGTGGTCAACCGGCAGGTCTTGTTGGGTGTCTGGGCGGTGAGCGGTCAGCGTGCCACGCCGATCGACTGGTCGTTGGTGCTGCCACCCGCCTGGCTGGAAGACCACGAGCGGTGCGGCAAGGCCGGCGTGCCCGACGATCAGCGCCAACCGGGAATCAGCGCCGCCTTCGATGCGGCAATGCAGACTTTTGATGAGCTTGGTCTGGGCTCTGTCCCGTTGGTGACCGACCTGACCAATGAGCTCATGGAGCCCGAGGTCCAGGACTTGGTGCAGCTCCTCGACGACGCGGCTATGCCCTACTTCGCGCGGGTGCCACGCACATTGCCACTGGTTCGTATCGGCAATCGGCACGCAACGGTGGGGCACATCGTCAAGAAATATCAGCAGCGGATGATTCCGATGAACTGGCCGCACTGGTGTGGTCACCGCCATCCCGCTGCAGCAGCGGCAGAGGCAGTCGTGGGCGAGAGCGCAAAGCAACGGCGATTGTTCTTCAGTCGAGACGAACGCTCCGGTGTTCGCAGTTGGCTCACCAATGTTGCCGATGCCGACCTCAGCCGATGTTTGGAAGTTTCCCAGGCCGCCGCGCTGGTGCGGCAGCGCGAGGCGTGGGCGTTCGATCAGTGTGGAATCACGGACTATTCGGGCCGGTTTTTCAGCGGTCTGCACCGTCATCTGACACTTGCCAGCGTCGCGTGCACTGGTTTGCAGCACGTCGTACCACGTGTCGAACCGTTTACCTGCGGACGTCATCCCAGCCCATAG
- a CDS encoding AIM24 family protein, whose amino-acid sequence MAELVMRSPRIIEARLQNSSVRAISGSMVSYQGQVQFKNAGFGGGSGVLAGLKQRATGESLSLMECTGDGLVQFAVNAQYVTVLPLNNDTMQVESRQILAMAGNLQTNVQFAGVGGMSSGQGLFTTTVSGTGQVALLSAGGPLIHLEVNPNLPLVVDPDAFVAAKGQLQQSFITDVSWRSAIGQGGGEAFSLRWQGHGVVSIQPAER is encoded by the coding sequence GTGGCGGAGCTGGTCATGCGCTCACCGCGCATCATTGAAGCGCGGTTACAGAACTCATCCGTACGAGCGATCTCCGGATCGATGGTGTCCTACCAGGGGCAGGTGCAGTTCAAGAACGCCGGATTCGGCGGTGGGTCAGGGGTTTTGGCCGGTCTGAAGCAACGTGCGACCGGCGAATCGCTGAGCTTGATGGAATGCACCGGCGACGGCCTGGTGCAGTTCGCGGTCAACGCCCAGTACGTCACGGTGCTGCCGCTCAACAACGACACAATGCAGGTGGAGAGCCGCCAGATCCTCGCGATGGCGGGCAACCTGCAGACCAATGTGCAGTTCGCCGGGGTGGGCGGCATGAGCAGTGGCCAAGGGCTGTTCACCACGACCGTCAGCGGAACGGGGCAGGTCGCGCTGCTGAGCGCGGGTGGTCCGCTGATCCACTTGGAGGTCAACCCGAACCTGCCGTTGGTGGTCGACCCGGACGCATTCGTTGCCGCTAAGGGCCAACTGCAGCAGTCGTTCATCACCGACGTCTCCTGGCGTTCGGCCATCGGTCAAGGCGGCGGTGAAGCATTCTCGCTTCGATGGCAGGGCCATGGCGTCGTTTCGATTCAGCCGGCGGAGCGGTGA